From Enterococcus mundtii, the proteins below share one genomic window:
- a CDS encoding QWxxN domain has protein sequence MPIEQHRERIGQFTNKSQRYITDNEQRRNLNLLAQSFGHYPVGRGVWSSTGILYLLSIGQNLRISDTNLPNRQRAVQETTAAFEVDTFVGARQQGAEITLDSLLSSSTANPQRFIPIMVNNAPIPTSSFIDAALPSNPLIYLVEKAHQWSIGMHKMAHRMAQVENCTTTSEIFHQNPLGLWNSANHTQAHFKTICQTAITKSQTTNEERKDMPANIQKFSFKKQAIEKETRTFTAEEAAEKMKTVFESTVEEFYQTNNGRTTEKMKKQSIPIQETLVIDAFWGELTELFTTFFGKAENATYTEKPLDDANGYSAMAYFVEWMSQTFSVNYSTYDTVDSQINQNAHIPLASVLSDQTQTQASMNEPAVKEVEAGIMAPLRELKLTNKLTEKLDYFVKKYDFLVTRGAEAAPTIGRATSDQSTTLHSVGISLEDQPLFPSKDSEYEQVIQITEAISKNKKPPGALSPLPNFHYDVLLSQRRNQTAQVNTHLKEFFVDQSLLGSQATDLELIEVVQRWAGMNWKNEDSLYSARAQYLAYRILEGYGIEDVRLGDFLSDIRLQSIYKQWKTNTLLIDYLFLEINQQTKQYHLSPVETATVNQFQNQKKINNQIYADFIHQRPRSVSKDTKIPAIYYHKNTFNLRTKTVEVNDIVQKFLYKQRIYLNKPTPAGLVSGMQKWILNGKLYDEILQRERTAATLLLQAYGMTEKNLMVNQARAILLQWEDNNAQTGYTYKKIKKKILGIDINNIKKDQEKERKEQVKQKTELFLRENNIDTSINNLEQPEKSPDMHSTNEDDMVRQRVAIFLSEQGVVCHASNQNVLAETVSHWILLEGATQDIIDMVKVKQIAQVILNEKVDGVISNEHAEITFTKWLWDLIKANDSLLTVVPRSVSNESVVENSTVSSSTDLNGITLTESTNKEDKESKETVNKEQWRSPKVMKQVEDFFRNKGLLIGMATKEDVLSAMGRWFIEAEKETIIMPEKVQAVASVILKELKLYGGSPDEMISDSSAERTVMKWTFENVLGSSIEAYIAKQIVEATDPSAFTIGQLRSLFMFEELKKAGLINLSQTQVALQHGIRAEDAEMYLKKLWISLSNRALPHYLLKSSNLPDKLLISDYHSLTQLTGASLMADLGFSKQFNQTETRLLGEFFLETLSFEGIHHFEELSFLLTPALLTVAQLEPDKMQEALVKGDYIEVALTTFIGYSHKGYLQMMKTQAIADDLVFTYRQAVVNRRKVVLVDEVLAECNRLGIRLDLAASQVYLAGGNPCPGPWIPPDLERWYTRLTKDVSDSFHLLNEFLIQLSIQSIGEQELDFLFSPDSRIYPASAQFKSEVRQYQFPINLRSVPPLLFYKQEELLNSTLHLNQTDLIVVIKGNEERWYALKQVEKGGYNFYRVDKDPFLFLTYGLMDQNDLWDGQFRKNGDKIRIGKEDYSFTTKVYTDKEFSLGDAKQTLANQISLKHRDALYQQLYDSGNEQTTATKVWNVLKHVIPFYDCVVGISEQNVEEAVPNCLIDAVSLIPILGQVTTFNMRFALGVAKSVVKSGLSVTLKTSTRFLPTLTELRGLLVNAIRYLDPGVELLSGGGRFILKRLVDFSNEQFIGKELKAALTKLDDLGSKQTDWTKSYVTARLAKDGPEVRVKRMPNNLYLRVSDLRNGDVSGKYFTLRGDQLREFEGPATFTPRQKVVIQRLSRTLDVDQVFVEEPNLNPKAYGEGNVFTFKKRDGQRVSVLQMDGHMIPVEITVLKKHGVRYDVSDGEQLLPVNFNGIEWYFEPPTSPIVMKSVEIDVTNRINQFEALWDPSILSPPDERGLMWNMDGRSYIKINDRYLPLILLDKEVDRYHLVKKDFLETMTVLRFDPINHSFRFESELEKQTIDIQNQIRRTGTADKSLPGTSSDAAGSSQEGTAPSQLLPNTPGRWKEWNEIRQAVVVGTDPLPRVTDKNVECKKLTAFIPEPQIEVILDEKSTQIAISKGIEMMYHSQPVDYQVFSGLDISKVPDYLKPYFKEMSDGFFEAINYFKTTKERCIELLKLHNIAETPEGKYAVEMFDMYLIENREPYLKEIFKRLLTVAEKGERFLRQSADWGFKNIWIVSTELAKSETTQAFYSKVEAIPKAYAFILSHDPECRIIFIADTNHIDPDYMPKMQISVDPKETLIHETTHIVAMAYDVIPSYPYMVPGYSKSGVDVRNQYFKKYTGFFKTNQFTRYVDQLADYQQSPTLSEEAVILAEKSDAMMSMNIQILDAETLMIMIRDVALGNPFNKRPVNQRPKLLKRDLSNNQNKPKINGEMLVTLALMNSGQFHTAERNSELTITQKQSVKTTTSPLPISKTNQNKPLQKKTRINKLVGFSTKISGFVNGGQVNTPAKKKSDLNLQK, from the coding sequence ATGCCTATCGAACAACATCGAGAAAGAATCGGTCAATTCACCAACAAGTCTCAGAGATATATAACTGACAATGAGCAACGAAGAAACTTGAATTTACTTGCTCAAAGTTTTGGGCATTATCCTGTCGGTAGAGGCGTTTGGTCGTCGACAGGGATACTTTACTTATTAAGTATTGGTCAAAATCTTCGAATATCGGACACAAATTTACCTAATCGACAGCGTGCAGTGCAAGAAACTACTGCAGCGTTTGAAGTGGATACTTTTGTAGGAGCACGACAACAAGGCGCGGAGATCACTTTAGATTCTTTATTGTCAAGTTCTACCGCGAATCCCCAGCGATTTATTCCAATTATGGTGAATAATGCACCTATCCCTACGAGCTCGTTCATTGACGCGGCCCTGCCTTCGAATCCGCTCATCTATTTAGTCGAAAAGGCCCATCAATGGAGCATTGGGATGCACAAAATGGCGCATCGAATGGCGCAAGTAGAAAATTGTACGACTACGAGTGAGATTTTTCATCAAAACCCTCTTGGCTTGTGGAATAGTGCCAATCATACACAAGCTCATTTTAAAACGATTTGTCAGACAGCCATTACAAAATCACAAACAACAAATGAAGAACGGAAAGATATGCCTGCGAACATTCAAAAGTTTTCTTTTAAGAAGCAAGCAATAGAGAAGGAGACACGCACGTTCACTGCCGAAGAAGCAGCTGAAAAAATGAAAACGGTATTCGAATCAACTGTGGAAGAATTCTATCAAACAAATAATGGAAGAACGACAGAAAAGATGAAAAAGCAGAGTATTCCTATTCAAGAGACGCTAGTCATTGATGCTTTTTGGGGAGAACTAACCGAGCTCTTTACGACCTTTTTCGGCAAAGCAGAGAATGCTACTTATACAGAGAAACCACTAGATGATGCTAATGGCTACTCGGCGATGGCTTATTTTGTTGAATGGATGAGCCAAACATTCTCGGTCAATTATTCGACCTATGATACAGTTGATAGCCAAATAAATCAGAATGCGCATATTCCTCTAGCGTCAGTTTTATCTGATCAAACGCAAACTCAAGCTTCAATGAACGAACCGGCCGTAAAGGAAGTTGAGGCGGGAATCATGGCTCCTTTAAGGGAACTCAAACTCACCAACAAATTGACAGAAAAACTTGATTACTTTGTAAAAAAATATGATTTTTTAGTCACAAGAGGCGCTGAAGCAGCGCCTACCATTGGTCGAGCAACGTCCGACCAATCTACAACTCTTCATTCTGTGGGAATAAGTCTAGAGGATCAACCATTGTTTCCTTCTAAGGACTCTGAATATGAACAAGTCATTCAAATCACTGAAGCTATTTCTAAAAATAAAAAACCTCCAGGCGCTTTGTCCCCATTACCGAATTTTCATTATGACGTGTTGCTTTCTCAAAGAAGGAATCAAACAGCCCAAGTAAATACTCATTTAAAAGAATTTTTTGTTGATCAGAGTTTACTTGGATCACAGGCAACTGATCTAGAGTTGATTGAAGTTGTTCAAAGATGGGCCGGAATGAATTGGAAAAATGAAGATTCGCTGTACTCCGCTAGAGCACAGTATCTTGCTTATCGAATACTTGAAGGATATGGGATAGAAGATGTACGATTAGGTGACTTCTTATCGGACATAAGATTACAGTCGATCTATAAGCAATGGAAAACGAATACTTTGTTGATTGATTATCTTTTTTTAGAAATCAATCAACAAACGAAGCAGTATCACTTATCACCTGTAGAGACAGCTACAGTGAATCAATTCCAAAATCAAAAAAAAATAAACAATCAAATCTATGCGGATTTTATACATCAGCGGCCACGAAGTGTTTCTAAGGATACAAAAATTCCAGCGATCTATTATCATAAAAATACTTTCAACCTGCGAACAAAAACAGTCGAAGTAAACGATATCGTTCAAAAATTTCTTTATAAGCAACGAATTTATTTGAACAAGCCAACGCCTGCAGGATTAGTTTCTGGGATGCAAAAATGGATTTTAAATGGGAAACTGTACGACGAAATCCTGCAAAGAGAACGAACAGCAGCCACCTTACTTTTGCAAGCCTATGGCATGACAGAGAAAAATTTAATGGTCAATCAGGCAAGAGCGATTTTGCTGCAATGGGAAGACAACAATGCGCAGACCGGTTATACATATAAGAAAATTAAGAAAAAAATTCTGGGCATTGATATCAATAACATCAAAAAGGATCAGGAAAAAGAACGTAAAGAACAAGTGAAACAAAAAACCGAATTGTTTCTTCGTGAAAATAATATAGATACATCCATAAATAATCTGGAACAACCAGAAAAATCACCGGATATGCATTCAACAAATGAGGACGATATGGTACGTCAAAGAGTGGCGATATTTTTATCTGAACAGGGTGTTGTGTGTCATGCATCAAATCAAAATGTACTTGCTGAGACAGTATCACATTGGATTTTACTTGAGGGAGCTACTCAAGACATTATCGATATGGTAAAAGTCAAGCAAATCGCCCAAGTGATCCTCAATGAAAAGGTAGATGGGGTTATTTCAAATGAACATGCTGAAATCACTTTTACAAAATGGTTGTGGGATCTGATTAAAGCGAATGACTCATTATTGACTGTAGTGCCACGATCAGTGAGCAATGAATCGGTAGTTGAAAATAGTACAGTCTCATCTTCTACAGACTTGAACGGGATTACTCTGACAGAATCAACGAATAAAGAAGACAAGGAATCGAAAGAAACAGTAAATAAAGAACAGTGGCGTAGTCCAAAAGTAATGAAACAAGTCGAAGATTTTTTTCGTAACAAAGGACTACTCATTGGTATGGCAACAAAAGAGGATGTATTGAGTGCGATGGGAAGATGGTTCATCGAAGCTGAGAAGGAAACGATTATCATGCCTGAGAAAGTTCAGGCAGTTGCTTCAGTTATCTTAAAAGAACTGAAATTGTATGGTGGTAGTCCAGATGAAATGATCTCTGATTCCAGTGCCGAAAGAACGGTGATGAAGTGGACGTTTGAGAATGTCTTAGGTAGCTCGATTGAAGCCTATATCGCAAAGCAAATCGTTGAAGCCACTGACCCATCAGCTTTTACGATTGGTCAACTAAGAAGCTTGTTTATGTTTGAAGAATTAAAAAAAGCAGGATTGATCAACCTCTCTCAGACACAAGTAGCCTTACAACATGGCATTCGAGCTGAGGATGCAGAGATGTATCTAAAGAAACTTTGGATTTCTTTATCCAATCGAGCGTTGCCCCATTACTTACTGAAATCAAGCAATCTTCCAGACAAGTTATTGATTTCTGATTATCATTCGTTAACTCAACTAACAGGTGCGAGCTTAATGGCCGATTTAGGTTTTTCGAAACAGTTCAATCAGACTGAAACACGATTGCTAGGTGAATTTTTCTTAGAAACACTTAGTTTTGAGGGAATCCATCACTTCGAAGAGTTGTCCTTCCTTTTGACACCAGCCTTGCTTACTGTGGCGCAACTAGAACCTGATAAAATGCAAGAAGCGCTAGTGAAGGGAGACTATATCGAAGTAGCACTTACTACATTTATTGGTTATTCGCACAAAGGGTATCTCCAAATGATGAAAACGCAAGCGATTGCTGATGATCTTGTCTTTACGTACCGACAAGCTGTGGTCAACAGACGAAAAGTAGTGTTAGTAGATGAAGTATTAGCAGAGTGCAATCGACTTGGAATAAGGCTTGATTTGGCAGCGAGTCAAGTGTATCTAGCTGGCGGAAACCCGTGTCCCGGTCCATGGATACCACCAGATCTTGAAAGATGGTATACTCGACTGACCAAAGATGTCTCAGACTCTTTTCACTTGCTCAATGAGTTCCTTATCCAACTGTCCATTCAATCGATCGGGGAACAGGAGTTGGATTTTTTATTTTCTCCAGATAGCCGAATTTATCCAGCTTCGGCTCAATTTAAAAGTGAAGTCCGGCAATATCAGTTTCCAATAAATCTACGTTCAGTTCCTCCGCTTTTATTTTATAAACAGGAGGAATTATTGAACTCGACGCTCCATTTGAATCAAACAGATCTGATTGTCGTCATCAAGGGAAATGAAGAGCGCTGGTATGCATTGAAACAAGTAGAAAAAGGGGGATACAATTTTTATCGTGTTGACAAAGATCCATTTTTATTCCTTACCTATGGTCTGATGGATCAAAATGATCTCTGGGATGGGCAATTTCGAAAAAATGGAGATAAGATCCGGATTGGAAAGGAAGATTATTCATTTACCACGAAAGTGTATACTGATAAGGAATTTTCTCTTGGGGATGCGAAACAAACATTAGCCAATCAAATCAGTTTGAAACATAGAGATGCGCTTTATCAACAATTATATGATTCAGGAAATGAACAAACGACCGCTACAAAAGTCTGGAACGTCTTAAAACACGTGATTCCTTTTTATGATTGTGTTGTCGGCATTTCCGAGCAAAATGTCGAAGAAGCGGTACCTAATTGTCTGATTGATGCTGTCTCATTGATTCCTATTCTAGGTCAAGTAACTACTTTCAACATGAGGTTTGCCCTAGGAGTTGCAAAATCCGTCGTTAAAAGTGGGCTGAGTGTTACGCTAAAAACGAGCACGCGCTTTCTTCCGACTCTAACCGAGCTTAGAGGGCTGTTAGTAAATGCTATACGCTATTTAGATCCAGGAGTAGAGTTGCTCTCAGGTGGTGGACGTTTCATTTTGAAACGTTTAGTGGATTTTAGCAATGAACAATTTATAGGGAAAGAATTGAAAGCAGCATTGACAAAATTAGATGATTTAGGAAGTAAACAGACCGATTGGACAAAAAGTTATGTGACTGCACGCTTGGCCAAGGATGGCCCAGAAGTTCGAGTGAAGCGCATGCCAAATAACTTATATTTAAGGGTAAGTGATCTTAGAAATGGGGATGTTTCTGGGAAGTACTTTACTTTAAGAGGTGATCAGTTGAGAGAATTCGAAGGACCTGCTACCTTTACACCAAGACAAAAGGTAGTGATCCAACGACTTTCAAGAACATTGGATGTTGATCAAGTATTCGTAGAAGAACCTAATTTAAATCCTAAAGCTTATGGAGAAGGGAACGTCTTTACATTCAAAAAAAGAGATGGTCAACGAGTTTCTGTGCTTCAAATGGATGGGCATATGATTCCTGTCGAAATAACTGTGCTCAAAAAGCATGGCGTACGCTACGATGTTTCTGATGGAGAACAGCTGTTACCCGTCAATTTCAATGGGATTGAATGGTATTTTGAACCTCCTACATCGCCAATTGTTATGAAATCTGTAGAAATAGACGTAACGAACCGAATCAATCAATTTGAAGCATTATGGGATCCAAGTATTCTTTCGCCCCCAGATGAACGAGGTTTGATGTGGAACATGGATGGCAGGTCCTACATCAAGATCAATGACCGGTATCTCCCGTTGATCTTATTGGATAAGGAAGTAGATCGGTATCATTTAGTAAAAAAAGATTTCCTTGAAACGATGACTGTTTTAAGGTTTGATCCAATCAATCACTCTTTTAGATTTGAATCTGAGCTAGAAAAACAAACGATTGATATTCAAAATCAAATAAGAAGGACCGGAACAGCTGATAAGTCGCTACCTGGTACTTCAAGCGATGCTGCTGGTTCGTCACAAGAGGGAACCGCTCCCTCCCAGCTGTTACCAAACACGCCAGGAAGATGGAAAGAATGGAATGAAATTAGACAAGCAGTGGTAGTGGGCACTGATCCGCTGCCAAGGGTGACTGATAAAAATGTAGAATGTAAAAAATTAACTGCTTTTATCCCAGAACCACAGATCGAGGTTATTTTGGATGAAAAAAGTACGCAAATAGCAATTTCTAAAGGAATTGAAATGATGTATCATTCGCAACCTGTAGATTACCAAGTTTTTTCTGGTTTGGATATTAGCAAGGTACCAGATTATCTTAAACCCTACTTTAAAGAAATGTCAGATGGATTTTTTGAAGCAATCAATTATTTCAAAACTACAAAAGAAAGATGTATCGAGTTGTTGAAGCTACATAACATTGCGGAAACACCGGAAGGTAAGTATGCAGTAGAGATGTTTGACATGTATCTGATTGAAAACCGTGAACCTTATTTAAAAGAAATTTTTAAAAGATTGTTAACTGTAGCGGAAAAAGGCGAGCGCTTTCTACGGCAATCAGCAGATTGGGGATTTAAAAATATTTGGATCGTATCTACTGAATTAGCAAAAAGTGAAACAACGCAGGCATTCTATTCAAAGGTCGAGGCAATTCCGAAAGCATATGCGTTCATATTGAGTCATGATCCGGAATGTCGAATCATATTTATTGCTGATACCAATCATATTGATCCAGATTATATGCCAAAAATGCAGATATCTGTAGATCCAAAAGAAACCCTTATCCATGAAACAACTCATATCGTGGCTATGGCATATGATGTTATTCCAAGTTATCCGTATATGGTGCCGGGGTATTCAAAATCTGGAGTAGATGTTCGCAACCAATATTTTAAAAAATATACAGGTTTTTTCAAAACAAACCAGTTCACTCGCTATGTTGATCAGTTAGCAGATTATCAGCAGTCCCCGACATTATCAGAGGAGGCGGTTATTCTTGCAGAAAAATCTGATGCGATGATGAGTATGAATATTCAAATCCTTGATGCAGAAACTCTAATGATAATGATCAGAGATGTTGCATTAGGAAATCCTTTCAATAAGCGTCCAGTCAATCAACGACCAAAACTTTTGAAACGAGACCTCAGTAATAATCAAAACAAACCAAAAATCAATGGGGAAATGCTTGTCACTCTTGCATTGATGAATTCTGGACAGTTTCATACAGCAGAAAGAAATTCGGAGTTGACAATTACACAAAAACAGTCGGTGAAGACAACTACAAGTCCCTTACCAATTAGCAAGACGAATCAGAACAAGCCCCTACAGAAAAAAACGCGAATAAATAAACTGGTTGGATTTAGCACAAAAATCAGTGGATTTGTGAATGGTGGGCAAGTAAACACCCCTGCAAAAAAAAAGAGCGACTTAAATCTTCAAAAGTAA
- a CDS encoding DUF6773 family protein, producing MKKNKPKDERIVQINNQIQSEAFLLLLVLLTTSIFVKSYLLEQPVSELLTELLLLGIAFIYLLIRGSLIGHELIDPSKHAKKLRVSAVIVASLFVSIVTGVRNYTLYHDLYTGYFDPHFLAVLGITFISSVLFMSGLVFLVSSVNRFGQKRLESKIEDENEEK from the coding sequence ATGAAAAAGAATAAGCCTAAAGACGAACGTATTGTACAGATCAATAATCAAATACAAAGCGAAGCTTTTTTATTATTATTGGTATTATTAACGACTTCTATCTTTGTAAAGAGCTATCTTTTGGAGCAACCTGTTTCTGAATTGTTGACTGAGTTATTATTGTTAGGAATAGCGTTCATCTATCTATTGATTCGAGGTTCGCTGATTGGTCATGAGCTCATTGATCCATCCAAACATGCAAAGAAATTGCGTGTGTCAGCAGTGATTGTTGCGAGTTTATTTGTTTCCATAGTGACGGGAGTCAGAAATTATACCTTATACCATGATTTATATACTGGTTATTTTGATCCTCATTTTTTAGCCGTTTTAGGGATTACGTTTATATCCTCGGTTTTATTTATGTCTGGCCTAGTATTCTTGGTTTCTTCTGTCAACCGATTTGGACAGAAAAGACTGGAGAGTAAAATAGAGGATGAGAATGAGGAAAAATGA
- a CDS encoding helix-turn-helix transcriptional regulator translates to MKLARLANDLSQEELAQRVGVTRQTIGLIEAGKYNPTLKLCQAICHELNQTLDDLFWEDKDEKE, encoded by the coding sequence ATGAAACTCGCACGTTTAGCAAATGATTTAAGCCAAGAAGAATTAGCACAACGTGTTGGGGTGACAAGGCAAACGATTGGATTGATTGAAGCAGGGAAATATAATCCGACACTTAAATTGTGTCAAGCCATCTGCCATGAATTAAATCAAACACTAGATGATCTATTTTGGGAGGATAAAGATGAAAAAGAATAA